In the genome of Deinococcus sp. YIM 77859, one region contains:
- a CDS encoding serine hydrolase: MSGDFPATSPEAVGLDGDQLLAADERIRRELPHVTSLLVARRGRLAFERYYGPGAARRQDTQSVTKSVLALLTGIALERGLLAGLDQPVLPPGTAVRDLRWHEVTLRQLLTMTAGLPSELTDPAYDEAWMASADPVRFALEQVLVDGPGRAFRYSNAGAHVLGAVLARAAGQDLAAFAQAVLFGPLGLAPPAWARDPQGRPFGNGGLHLTPRELLCLGQLVLGRGEWRGQRLLPEGWVEEATRAHVEGYAWMEGLPGYGFLWWTAREGDTEGWYATGYGGQYVAVFPELDLVAVMTGRVEPHPSHRHIIAGDVREAAR, encoded by the coding sequence ATGTCCGGCGACTTTCCTGCCACGTCACCCGAGGCGGTCGGCCTCGACGGGGACCAGCTCCTCGCCGCCGATGAGCGCATTCGGCGCGAGCTGCCGCACGTCACCAGCCTGCTTGTGGCCCGCCGCGGCCGCCTGGCCTTTGAGCGGTACTACGGTCCCGGTGCGGCGCGGCGGCAGGACACCCAGTCGGTGACCAAGAGTGTCCTGGCGCTGCTGACCGGGATCGCTCTGGAACGGGGCCTCCTGGCGGGGCTCGATCAGCCGGTGTTGCCGCCGGGGACGGCGGTGCGTGACCTGCGCTGGCACGAGGTGACCCTGCGGCAACTGCTCACCATGACGGCGGGCCTGCCCTCCGAACTGACCGACCCGGCCTACGACGAGGCATGGATGGCGAGCGCCGACCCCGTTCGCTTCGCGCTCGAGCAGGTTCTGGTGGACGGACCGGGCCGCGCCTTTCGCTATTCCAACGCGGGGGCGCACGTTCTCGGCGCGGTCCTGGCGCGGGCTGCCGGGCAGGACCTGGCAGCGTTTGCGCAGGCGGTTCTGTTCGGGCCGCTCGGCCTCGCGCCGCCCGCCTGGGCACGTGACCCCCAGGGGCGGCCTTTTGGGAATGGTGGTCTGCACCTGACCCCCCGCGAACTGCTCTGTCTGGGCCAACTGGTGCTGGGCCGGGGGGAGTGGCGGGGGCAGCGGCTGCTTCCGGAGGGCTGGGTGGAGGAGGCAACACGCGCGCACGTGGAGGGCTATGCGTGGATGGAGGGCCTCCCCGGCTACGGCTTCCTGTGGTGGACGGCCCGTGAGGGAGACACCGAGGGCTGGTACGCGACCGGCTACGGCGGGCAGTACGTGGCCGTCTTTCCCGAACTGGACCTCGTGGCGGTGATGACGGGGAGGGTGGAGCCCCACCCGAGCCACCGGCACATCATCGCGGGCGACGTGCGGGAAGCGGCGCGCTGA
- a CDS encoding glycosyltransferase: MNRIALISEHASPLAALGGTDAGGQNVYVAQVARHLARLGYAVDVFTRRDAPHLPEVLEWVPGVRVVHVPAGPAAAIPKEHLLPLMPDFTRLMADFLTREGGYDLLHANFWMSGLVAADLGRQLGLPFVITFHALGKVRRLHQGEADGFPDDRFAIEERLVREANRIVAECPQDEADLRELYGADPARIVTVPCGFDPSEFSPQGRREARRRLGLDPDELTVLQLGRMVPRKGVDDAIRGFARAMRQLQQPARLLVVGGNSPDPDPRLTPELGRLQAVAREEGVADRVIFTGSRDRSALRDYYSAADVFISVPWYEPFGITPLEAMACGTPVLGARVGGIQHTVVDGETGYLVPPRDPDALGRRLAELLADAPLRERMGEAALLRVRTHFTWEGVARQLAEVYREVGREAGRTPQGLPSVSSTVERGFQELITALTHSRQELGPQIEAAAEAISECFGRGGKVLVCGNGGSAADAQHFAAELVGRFRVDGRRGLPVLALTADTAMLTAWANDVGFDDVFARQVEAFGGEGDLLLAISTSGRSPNVVAALQAARARGLTTVALLGGRGGDALALADLPLMVASSDTPRIQEVHILALHLICERVEERLGAALAAQLPATARLSPPTSPLIAAPLGARKGANV; the protein is encoded by the coding sequence GTGAACCGGATCGCCCTCATCAGCGAGCACGCCTCACCGCTGGCCGCCCTGGGCGGGACCGACGCGGGTGGGCAGAACGTGTACGTGGCGCAGGTCGCGCGGCACCTCGCGCGGCTGGGGTACGCGGTGGACGTGTTCACGCGCCGCGACGCCCCCCATCTGCCAGAAGTGCTGGAGTGGGTGCCGGGCGTACGGGTGGTGCACGTTCCGGCGGGTCCGGCGGCGGCAATTCCCAAGGAACACCTCCTCCCGCTGATGCCCGACTTCACGCGCTTGATGGCCGACTTTCTGACCCGGGAGGGTGGGTACGACCTGCTGCACGCCAACTTTTGGATGTCGGGCCTGGTGGCCGCCGACCTGGGGCGGCAGCTGGGCCTGCCCTTCGTGATCACCTTTCACGCGCTGGGCAAGGTGCGCCGGCTCCACCAGGGCGAGGCGGACGGCTTCCCGGACGACCGCTTTGCCATCGAGGAGCGGCTGGTCCGCGAGGCCAACCGGATCGTCGCGGAGTGCCCGCAGGATGAGGCGGACCTCCGTGAGCTGTACGGGGCGGACCCTGCCCGCATCGTTACGGTCCCCTGCGGCTTTGACCCCAGCGAGTTCAGCCCGCAGGGCCGCCGCGAGGCGCGCAGGCGGCTGGGTCTAGACCCCGATGAGCTCACCGTGCTGCAACTGGGCCGTATGGTGCCGCGCAAGGGCGTGGACGACGCGATCCGGGGCTTTGCGCGGGCGATGCGGCAGCTCCAGCAGCCTGCCCGCCTGCTCGTTGTCGGCGGCAACAGCCCTGACCCTGATCCCCGGCTTACGCCCGAACTGGGCCGCCTCCAGGCCGTCGCCCGGGAGGAGGGAGTGGCGGACCGGGTGATCTTCACCGGGAGCCGGGACCGCTCGGCCCTGCGCGACTACTACAGCGCGGCCGACGTGTTTATCAGCGTTCCGTGGTACGAGCCCTTTGGCATCACGCCGCTGGAGGCGATGGCCTGCGGCACGCCGGTGCTGGGCGCCCGGGTGGGCGGCATTCAGCACACCGTGGTTGACGGCGAGACGGGCTACCTCGTGCCACCGCGCGACCCGGACGCGCTGGGGCGGCGGCTGGCCGAGCTGTTGGCCGATGCGCCGCTGCGAGAACGGATGGGCGAAGCGGCCCTCTTGCGGGTGCGAACCCACTTCACCTGGGAGGGCGTGGCGCGGCAGCTCGCCGAGGTGTACCGCGAGGTCGGGCGGGAAGCGGGGCGAACACCCCAGGGCCTGCCGAGCGTGTCCAGCACCGTCGAGCGGGGCTTCCAGGAGCTGATCACGGCCCTGACCCACTCGCGCCAGGAGCTGGGACCGCAGATCGAGGCAGCGGCGGAAGCGATCAGCGAATGCTTTGGGCGTGGAGGCAAGGTCTTGGTGTGCGGCAACGGCGGAAGCGCCGCCGACGCGCAGCACTTTGCCGCTGAACTGGTGGGGCGCTTCCGGGTGGACGGACGCCGGGGGCTGCCCGTGCTGGCCCTCACCGCCGACACCGCCATGCTCACCGCCTGGGCGAACGACGTGGGCTTTGACGACGTGTTCGCCCGGCAGGTGGAAGCGTTCGGCGGCGAGGGCGACCTGCTGCTCGCGATCAGCACGAGCGGACGGTCACCCAACGTGGTCGCGGCGCTTCAGGCCGCCCGTGCTCGGGGCCTGACCACTGTCGCGCTGCTGGGCGGGCGGGGCGGGGACGCGCTCGCCCTGGCCGACCTGCCCCTTATGGTCGCGAGCAGCGACACGCCGCGCATTCAGGAGGTCCACATCCTCGCGCTGCACCTGATCTGCGAACGCGTGGAGGAGAGACTGGGCGCAGCGCTTGCCGCTCAGCTGCCGGCCACCGCGCGCCTCAGTCCGCCCACCTCACCCCTCATCGCCGCCCCGCTTGGCGCCCGCAAAGGAGCGAATGTATGA
- a CDS encoding glycosyltransferase family 9 protein: MNGAWANLKNLLVMRLDNIGDVVMTAPVLRALKEALPGVRLTLMVSPAGANAVPLLPWVDDVIVWRAMWQQLGGGRCDPARELELIGLLRERRFDAAVLLTSFSQTPHPAALACLLAGIPLRLGEAKERAPGLLTHEPASPTPEAEHQVERNLRLLEAVGLPVRDRSLEVHIPQEARRQAAALLPGPSLLLNPFASCSARTYPPERAARAARLIAERAGLRVVVTGVAKDRERRQALLAELGELGVDLLGKTDLPTFAALIAEARLVLTNNTSALHLADAVRTPVLVTYSGTDYESQWRPRRTPALLLRRPTPCHPCYAFQCPFHLECLDIAPEEVAEAGLALLGQQSAASGFAVS; encoded by the coding sequence ATGAACGGGGCCTGGGCCAACCTGAAGAACCTGCTGGTGATGCGCCTAGACAACATCGGCGACGTGGTGATGACCGCCCCCGTCCTGCGGGCACTCAAGGAAGCCCTGCCCGGCGTTCGCCTCACACTGATGGTCAGCCCGGCGGGCGCGAACGCGGTGCCGCTGCTCCCCTGGGTGGACGACGTGATCGTGTGGCGGGCGATGTGGCAGCAACTGGGCGGCGGCAGGTGCGACCCGGCACGCGAGCTGGAGCTGATCGGGCTGCTGCGCGAGCGGCGCTTTGACGCGGCGGTGCTGCTGACCTCCTTCAGTCAGACGCCGCACCCGGCGGCCCTCGCCTGCCTCCTCGCGGGGATCCCGCTGCGCCTGGGCGAAGCAAAGGAGCGCGCACCCGGCCTCCTCACCCACGAGCCGGCCTCTCCCACCCCGGAAGCGGAGCATCAGGTCGAACGGAACCTGCGTCTGCTGGAGGCGGTCGGCCTCCCCGTACGGGACCGGTCACTCGAGGTCCACATCCCGCAGGAGGCTCGCCGTCAGGCCGCGGCCCTCCTTCCCGGACCCTCCCTGCTGCTCAACCCCTTTGCCAGCTGCTCGGCCCGCACCTACCCGCCCGAGCGCGCGGCGCGCGCCGCCCGGCTGATCGCCGAAAGAGCGGGGCTGCGGGTGGTCGTTACCGGCGTGGCCAAGGACCGCGAACGCCGTCAGGCTCTGCTGGCCGAGCTGGGTGAGCTGGGCGTGGACCTGCTGGGCAAGACGGACCTCCCCACCTTTGCCGCCCTGATCGCTGAGGCGCGGCTGGTGCTCACGAACAACACCTCCGCCCTGCACCTCGCGGATGCCGTCCGGACGCCCGTGCTGGTCACCTACTCCGGCACGGACTACGAGTCACAGTGGCGGCCCCGCCGCACGCCCGCCCTCCTGCTGCGCCGCCCCACGCCGTGCCACCCCTGCTACGCCTTTCAGTGCCCCTTCCACCTGGAGTGCCTGGACATCGCGCCCGAGGAGGTGGCAGAAGCGGGGTTGGCGCTTCTTGGCCAACAGAGCGCCGCAAGTGGTTTTGCCGTGAGCTGA
- the waaF gene encoding lipopolysaccharide heptosyltransferase II — MTDWSDARNVLAVRLDTLGDVLMTTPALRALKASARGRRVTLLTSPPGAAVARLVPEIDEVIVYEAPWLKATPPRASSAPDLEMIHRLRGQDFEAAAIFTVYSQNPLPSALLCFLADIPLRLAHCRENPYGLLTNWVRETEPEGGTRHEVQRQLDLVASIGAVTPDTRLSLRFSPGAALRVDERLAALGVNLARPWAVIHPGATAPSRRYPPESFAEVARRLAGRGLTLLLTGSGGEAELIADIRRMAGGVGHSLAGDLGLEELAALIARAPLLITNNTGPAHMAAALGTPVVDLYALTNPQHTPWQVPSRVLSHDVPCRWCYSSVCRTGHHLCLRGVTPEEVVAAALDLLTPTPLERVP, encoded by the coding sequence ATGACGGACTGGTCAGACGCTCGGAACGTCCTCGCCGTACGCCTGGACACCCTGGGCGACGTGCTGATGACCACCCCGGCCCTGCGGGCGCTAAAGGCCAGCGCGCGGGGGCGCCGCGTCACCCTGCTCACCTCGCCCCCCGGCGCCGCCGTCGCCCGCCTGGTGCCCGAAATCGACGAGGTGATTGTGTACGAGGCCCCCTGGCTCAAGGCCACGCCACCCCGCGCAAGCAGCGCGCCGGACCTAGAGATGATCCACCGGCTGCGGGGTCAGGACTTCGAAGCCGCCGCCATCTTCACGGTGTACAGCCAAAACCCGCTGCCCTCGGCGCTGCTGTGTTTTCTGGCGGACATCCCGCTGCGGCTGGCCCACTGCCGCGAGAACCCCTATGGGCTGCTGACGAACTGGGTGCGCGAAACCGAACCTGAAGGGGGGACTCGTCACGAGGTTCAGCGCCAGCTTGATCTGGTGGCGAGCATAGGGGCCGTCACGCCCGACACGCGTCTCTCCCTGAGGTTCTCGCCCGGGGCGGCACTGCGGGTGGACGAGCGGCTGGCCGCGCTGGGCGTGAATCTCGCCCGGCCCTGGGCCGTGATTCATCCGGGAGCCACCGCCCCCTCACGGCGCTACCCGCCGGAGTCCTTTGCGGAGGTCGCGCGGCGCCTGGCGGGGCGCGGCCTCACCCTCCTCTTGACCGGAAGCGGCGGCGAAGCCGAGCTGATCGCGGACATCCGGCGGATGGCGGGTGGGGTGGGGCACTCGCTCGCCGGGGACCTGGGGCTGGAGGAACTGGCCGCCCTGATCGCGCGCGCACCCCTCCTGATCACGAACAACACCGGCCCGGCGCATATGGCCGCCGCGCTGGGCACACCCGTCGTGGACCTCTACGCCCTCACCAACCCGCAGCACACGCCCTGGCAGGTGCCGTCGCGTGTCCTCTCGCACGACGTGCCCTGCCGGTGGTGCTACAGCTCGGTCTGCCGCACCGGCCACCACCTCTGTCTGCGCGGCGTGACGCCGGAGGAGGTCGTCGCGGCGGCGCTGGACCTGCTGACGCCTACCCCGCTGGAGCGCGTCCCATGA
- a CDS encoding glycosyltransferase — protein MRPLRILTWHVHGSYLYYLTQAPHEFYLPVKPGRPEGYGGRAGNFRWGENVHDVPAEEVPRGQFDAILFQSRKNYLEDQFELLSPEQRRLPRIYLEHDPPRETPTDTRHPVDDPEMLLVHVTPFNDLMWDSGRTPTRVIEHGVTDPGPKWTGEKARGLTVVNGLQKRGRRLGADVFERVRQDIPLDLVGMDSQAVGGLGNIPLNDLPAFSAPYRFFFNPIRYTSLGLAVCEAMMLGLPIIGLATTEMATAVQNGVNGYVDTDVRRLIERMRQLLEDPGEARRLSAGAREVARERFSIERFARDWDTTFREVAGRRALVGGAR, from the coding sequence ATGCGCCCCCTGAGGATTCTGACCTGGCACGTTCACGGGAGTTACCTGTACTACCTCACGCAAGCGCCGCACGAGTTCTACCTTCCCGTCAAGCCGGGCCGCCCCGAGGGGTACGGCGGACGCGCGGGCAACTTTCGCTGGGGCGAGAACGTACACGACGTTCCGGCGGAAGAGGTGCCGCGGGGGCAGTTTGACGCCATTCTCTTCCAGTCGCGCAAGAACTACCTCGAGGATCAGTTCGAGCTCCTCTCGCCCGAACAGCGCCGACTGCCCCGGATCTATCTCGAACACGATCCGCCGCGCGAGACGCCCACCGACACCCGGCATCCGGTGGATGACCCCGAGATGCTGCTCGTCCACGTGACGCCCTTTAACGACCTGATGTGGGACAGCGGGCGCACGCCGACCCGGGTGATCGAGCACGGCGTGACTGACCCCGGCCCGAAGTGGACGGGGGAAAAAGCGCGCGGCCTGACGGTGGTCAACGGCTTGCAAAAGCGCGGGCGGCGCCTGGGCGCGGACGTGTTCGAGCGGGTGCGGCAGGACATTCCGCTCGACCTGGTGGGTATGGACTCACAGGCGGTGGGCGGCTTGGGGAACATCCCGCTGAACGACCTCCCCGCCTTCTCAGCTCCCTACCGCTTCTTCTTCAACCCGATCCGCTACACGAGTCTGGGCCTGGCGGTCTGCGAGGCGATGATGCTGGGCCTGCCCATCATCGGCCTGGCGACCACCGAGATGGCCACCGCCGTGCAGAACGGCGTGAACGGCTACGTGGACACCGACGTGCGGCGGCTGATTGAGCGCATGCGGCAGCTGCTCGAAGACCCCGGGGAGGCGCGGCGGCTGAGCGCAGGGGCGCGGGAAGTCGCCCGCGAACGTTTCTCGATCGAACGCTTTGCCCGCGACTGGGACACGACCTTCCGTGAGGTGGCCGGGCGCAGGGCGCTGGTGGGAGGTGCTCGGTGA
- a CDS encoding SDR family oxidoreductase: MTQTQHPQTQPHADFSRSLAGQVALVTGGGSGLGAAICRVLAESGAQVFAADIQLPQAEQLANELTQAGHQVRAIPLDVRDENALERAVQQLEEECGHLDILINNAGTDVTVAIEELSVADIDRVLDVNLRGPFLLSRAALPAMKARGRGAIVNITSTAAKRAWPNATAYHASKWGLLGFSHALHVEARPHGVRVTAMVVGGMQTPFILERFPDTPLENLQDPRNVAEAVRYVLLQPEGTVVPEMTVIPLRETSWP, encoded by the coding sequence ATGACCCAGACCCAGCATCCACAGACCCAACCCCACGCCGACTTCAGCCGGTCCCTCGCCGGTCAGGTCGCCCTCGTGACCGGGGGCGGCAGTGGCCTCGGCGCCGCCATCTGCCGCGTCCTCGCCGAGTCGGGTGCGCAGGTATTCGCCGCCGACATTCAGCTTCCCCAGGCCGAGCAGCTGGCGAATGAGCTGACCCAAGCCGGGCACCAGGTCCGCGCCATCCCGCTCGACGTGCGCGACGAGAACGCCCTAGAACGGGCCGTTCAGCAGCTCGAAGAGGAATGCGGTCACCTCGACATCCTGATCAACAATGCCGGAACCGACGTGACTGTCGCCATCGAGGAACTCAGCGTGGCGGACATCGACCGGGTGCTGGACGTCAACCTACGCGGGCCGTTCCTGCTGTCGCGGGCCGCGCTCCCGGCCATGAAGGCGCGTGGGCGCGGGGCCATCGTGAACATCACCTCCACCGCCGCCAAACGCGCCTGGCCGAACGCGACGGCCTACCACGCGAGCAAGTGGGGCCTGTTGGGCTTCAGCCACGCGCTGCACGTCGAGGCCCGGCCCCACGGCGTCCGGGTCACCGCGATGGTGGTGGGCGGGATGCAGACGCCCTTTATCCTCGAACGCTTCCCCGACACGCCGCTGGAGAACCTGCAAGACCCGCGCAATGTGGCCGAGGCCGTGCGCTACGTGCTGCTCCAGCCCGAAGGCACCGTCGTTCCCGAGATGACCGTCATCCCCCTGCGCGAGACTTCCTGGCCGTGA
- a CDS encoding glycosyltransferase family A protein, translating into MTTLDILIPTCDRPGALAATLTSLTAQTAQPFRVVISDQGERAATERPEVQTALRVLDLHGCPVEVHRHLPRRGMAEQRQFLLEQGRAPYVLFLDDDLILETWVVKQLLGAIRRERCGFVGSAVIGLSYRADVRPHQQAVEFWEGPVTPETVRPGTPAWERYQLHNAANLLHVQERFAPTPEQTRLYKVAWVGGCVLYDRACLEAVGGFGFWRELPEEHAGEDVLAQGRVMARFGGCGVMPSGVYHLELPTTLPNREVDAPKVLEV; encoded by the coding sequence ATGACCACCCTGGACATTCTGATTCCAACCTGTGACCGTCCGGGGGCGCTTGCCGCCACGCTGACCAGCCTGACCGCGCAGACCGCGCAGCCCTTCCGGGTGGTGATTTCCGATCAGGGCGAGCGGGCCGCGACGGAACGGCCCGAGGTGCAGACCGCCCTGCGGGTGCTGGACCTGCACGGCTGCCCGGTGGAGGTTCACCGGCATCTCCCCCGGCGCGGGATGGCCGAACAGCGCCAGTTCCTGCTGGAACAGGGACGCGCGCCCTACGTGCTGTTCCTCGACGACGACCTCATTCTAGAAACCTGGGTGGTGAAGCAGCTGCTCGGGGCCATTCGGCGCGAGCGGTGCGGTTTTGTCGGCAGCGCGGTGATCGGGCTGAGCTACCGCGCGGACGTGCGCCCCCATCAGCAGGCGGTGGAGTTCTGGGAGGGCCCCGTCACGCCGGAAACGGTGCGGCCCGGTACTCCCGCCTGGGAACGCTATCAACTGCACAACGCGGCGAACCTGCTGCACGTGCAGGAGCGGTTTGCCCCCACGCCCGAGCAGACCCGCCTCTACAAGGTGGCGTGGGTCGGTGGCTGCGTCCTCTACGACCGCGCGTGCCTGGAGGCCGTGGGTGGCTTCGGCTTCTGGCGCGAGCTGCCCGAGGAACACGCGGGGGAAGACGTCCTCGCACAGGGGCGGGTGATGGCCCGCTTCGGCGGCTGCGGCGTGATGCCCTCCGGCGTCTACCACCTCGAACTTCCGACCACCCTCCCCAACCGTGAGGTGGACGCGCCAAAGGTGCTGGAGGTATGA
- a CDS encoding fumarylacetoacetate hydrolase family protein, translated as MKLARFIAGGRSLSGHLQDGQLIDAAGVAHDPEAVQFRLPVDPPKVIALALNYHDHAGELGLTQPKEPALFWKPNTTLLPHRGTVIYPRGAQFMHYEVELGVIIGRDARRVKARDALDYVGGYTIGNDLVVRDYVTNTFRPPLRGKGWDTFGPLGPYYVTADEIADPHDLTLTAHVNGELRQQGSTRDMIFSIPELIEHISRFMTLQKDDVILTGTPKGISHVHPGDVMHLSVEGLGVLENDIQEEDEAAEPITGQEAREGEWDGR; from the coding sequence TTGAAACTCGCCCGCTTTATCGCTGGGGGGCGCTCGTTGAGTGGCCACCTGCAAGACGGCCAGCTCATCGACGCCGCCGGTGTCGCCCACGACCCTGAGGCCGTCCAGTTTCGCTTGCCCGTCGACCCTCCCAAAGTGATCGCCCTCGCCCTGAACTATCACGATCACGCGGGTGAACTCGGCCTGACGCAGCCCAAAGAACCCGCCCTCTTCTGGAAGCCCAACACCACGTTGCTCCCGCACCGGGGTACCGTGATCTATCCGCGCGGCGCCCAGTTCATGCACTACGAGGTTGAACTCGGCGTGATCATCGGCCGCGACGCTCGCCGGGTAAAGGCACGAGACGCGCTCGACTACGTGGGCGGCTATACCATCGGGAATGACCTGGTGGTGCGCGACTACGTGACGAACACCTTCCGCCCGCCCCTGCGCGGCAAGGGCTGGGACACTTTCGGGCCGCTGGGGCCCTACTACGTGACCGCCGACGAGATCGCGGACCCGCACGACCTCACGCTCACCGCGCACGTGAACGGCGAGCTGCGGCAGCAGGGCTCCACGCGCGACATGATCTTTTCCATCCCCGAACTGATCGAACACATCAGCCGCTTCATGACCCTGCAAAAGGACGACGTGATCCTGACCGGCACCCCCAAGGGCATCTCCCACGTGCACCCCGGCGACGTGATGCATCTCTCGGTCGAGGGCCTGGGCGTGCTGGAAAACGACATCCAGGAGGAGGACGAGGCCGCCGAGCCCATCACCGGCCAGGAGGCGAGGGAGGGAGAATGGGACGGGCGGTGA
- the rfaE2 gene encoding D-glycero-beta-D-manno-heptose 1-phosphate adenylyltransferase, producing the protein MLLEHLEEFRHLRVAVIGEAMLDSYLYGTADRLCREAPVPIVALHGRHDVPGGAANAAVNAQTLGAAVEFLSVVGADTEGDLLLARLAAAGVDTSGVVRSAKRETLVKQRVMAASQILLRLDRGTEQGVTGADEEALLERLRAAFRRADAVIVSDYGYGILTPRVIGALAEEQARAPRVLVADAKELGRYRDVGVTAAKPNYGEALALLHEPPRYPPEERLAQVASWEEAVLEKTGARIVAVTLDVEGALVFERGQPAYRTFTQPHPNANATGAGDTFVSALALALAAGADTPAAADLASAAATVVVGRGGTTACTVAELRDFLTAESKVLDREALVARIQALRGEGRRIVFTNGCFDLLHRGHITYLNQAKALGDVLVVGLNDDDSVRRLKGPSRPINPAEDRAQVLAALSGVDYIVTFSEDTPARLIEALRPDVYVKGGDYTRETLPEAPLVESLGGEVRLLPYLEDRSTTGIIERVRRAYATGD; encoded by the coding sequence ATGCTCTTAGAACACCTTGAGGAGTTCCGCCACCTGCGGGTGGCCGTGATCGGTGAGGCGATGCTGGACAGCTACCTGTACGGCACTGCCGACCGCCTCTGCCGCGAGGCCCCGGTACCCATCGTGGCGCTGCACGGGCGACATGACGTACCCGGCGGGGCCGCCAACGCGGCGGTGAACGCCCAGACGCTGGGCGCGGCCGTCGAATTCCTGTCGGTGGTCGGGGCGGACACAGAAGGTGACCTCCTGCTGGCGCGCCTTGCCGCAGCCGGAGTGGACACCTCCGGCGTGGTGCGCTCGGCCAAGCGCGAAACGCTGGTCAAGCAGCGGGTGATGGCCGCCTCGCAGATCCTGCTGCGGCTTGACCGGGGCACCGAGCAGGGCGTGACCGGAGCGGACGAGGAAGCCCTGCTCGAGCGCCTGCGCGCCGCCTTCCGCCGTGCTGACGCCGTGATCGTCTCCGACTACGGGTACGGCATCCTCACGCCACGGGTGATCGGGGCGCTCGCGGAGGAACAGGCGCGTGCCCCCCGGGTGCTGGTGGCCGACGCCAAGGAACTCGGACGCTACCGGGATGTGGGGGTGACCGCCGCAAAACCCAACTACGGGGAGGCCCTGGCACTGCTGCACGAACCTCCGCGGTACCCTCCGGAAGAACGGCTGGCACAGGTGGCGAGCTGGGAGGAAGCCGTACTGGAAAAGACGGGGGCGCGCATCGTGGCCGTGACGCTGGACGTGGAGGGAGCGCTGGTGTTCGAGCGGGGACAACCTGCCTACCGCACCTTTACCCAGCCGCACCCAAACGCGAACGCGACCGGGGCCGGGGATACCTTCGTGAGTGCACTCGCGCTCGCGCTTGCTGCCGGGGCCGACACACCCGCGGCGGCCGACCTCGCCTCCGCCGCCGCAACGGTGGTGGTGGGACGGGGCGGGACCACCGCCTGCACAGTCGCCGAACTGCGCGACTTCCTGACCGCCGAGAGCAAGGTACTGGACCGGGAAGCGCTCGTGGCCCGTATCCAGGCGCTGCGCGGGGAGGGGCGCCGCATCGTCTTTACCAACGGCTGCTTCGACCTGCTGCACCGCGGGCACATCACGTACCTCAACCAGGCCAAGGCGCTGGGGGACGTGCTGGTGGTCGGTCTGAACGACGACGACAGCGTGCGCCGCCTAAAGGGCCCGAGCCGTCCCATCAACCCCGCCGAGGACCGCGCGCAGGTGCTCGCCGCACTGAGCGGCGTGGATTACATCGTCACCTTCAGCGAGGACACCCCGGCGCGGCTGATCGAGGCACTGCGCCCCGACGTGTACGTCAAAGGCGGCGATTACACCCGCGAGACGCTGCCGGAAGCCCCGCTGGTGGAGTCGCTGGGCGGCGAGGTGCGGCTCCTCCCCTACCTGGAGGACCGCTCCACCACTGGCATCATCGAGCGGGTGCGGCGGGCCTACGCGACGGGAGACTGA
- a CDS encoding HAD-IIIA family hydrolase: protein MRRAVFLDKDGTLIPDVPYNVDPALIRLSPGVGKALRALHGAGFALVVVTNQSGVARGLFPASALEGVEARLRELLAAEGVPLAGFYACPHHPGGAVAEYARDCDCRKPRPGLLRRAAAELDLDLGASWMVGDILNDVEAGRRAGCRTVLLDTGGETQWVPGPERTPHAHASTWPEVATAILTAQEEGRADALRTP, encoded by the coding sequence GTGAGGCGGGCTGTCTTCCTGGATAAAGACGGCACGCTGATCCCGGACGTGCCCTACAACGTGGACCCGGCGCTGATCCGTTTGAGTCCCGGCGTGGGGAAGGCGCTGCGGGCGCTGCACGGGGCAGGCTTCGCGCTGGTCGTCGTGACCAACCAGTCGGGCGTGGCGCGCGGCCTCTTTCCCGCGTCGGCGCTGGAAGGTGTGGAGGCGCGGTTGCGCGAGCTGCTCGCCGCCGAGGGGGTGCCCCTCGCAGGCTTCTACGCCTGCCCGCACCATCCGGGGGGCGCGGTCGCGGAGTACGCGCGGGACTGCGACTGCCGCAAGCCGCGGCCGGGACTGCTGCGCCGCGCCGCCGCTGAGCTGGACCTCGACCTGGGTGCCTCGTGGATGGTGGGGGACATCCTGAACGACGTGGAGGCGGGGCGGCGGGCCGGGTGCCGCACGGTGCTGCTCGACACGGGCGGCGAGACCCAGTGGGTGCCGGGGCCGGAGCGAACGCCGCACGCCCACGCGAGCACCTGGCCGGAAGTGGCGACCGCGATTCTGACTGCACAGGAGGAAGGGAGGGCCGATGCTCTTAGAACACCTTGA